TGATGTCGACTACATCAACGCGCACGGCACCTCGACGCCGGAGAACGACAAGATGGAGGCGATGAGCTGCTCCGCCGTCTTCGGCGAGCGCATGGCGAATCTCCCGATCTCCTCGAACAAGTCGATGCTCGGCCATACGCTGACCGCGGCCGGTGCGGTCGAGGCGGTGATCTCGCTCATGACCATCGCCAATGGCCGGATACCGCCGACGATCAACTACAGCACGCCCGATCCGGCGATCGCGCTCGACGTCATTCCGAACGAGGCCCGCGACGCCAAGGTCCGGACCGTTCTGTCGAACTCCTTCGGCTTCGGCGGCCAGAACACCTGCCTCGTCCTGACGGCGGGACCGGACGCAGCATGACCAGGGTTCTCGTCACCGGCGGCGCCAAGGGCGTCGGCGCCGCGATCGTGCGGGCGCTCGTGGCCGATGGCCACGATGTCGACTTCACCTATCGCTCCTCGGGTGAGCAGGCGCAGGCGCTCGCTGCCGAGATCGCGGAGGCCGCGCCCGGCCGCAGCGTGCGCGCCTTGTCGCTCGATCTCTCCGACAAGGCCGCGCTCGACGCCTTCTGCGAGCAGTGCGAGGGCGAGGCCTGGTTCGGCCTCGTCCACAATGCCGGCCAGCCTTATGACACGCTCGCCGCCATGCTGGTTCAGGACAAGGCCGAGGCGGCGATGCAGGTCAATTTCTGGGCCTTCACACGCCTCGCCAAGAGCCTGATGCGCGGCATGATCCGCGCCAAGGCCGGCCGCATCGTCGCGATCGGCTCTGTCGCGGCGCTGCGCGGCAACCCCGGCAATGCCGCCTATGCCGCGTCCAAGGGGGCGCTGATCTCCTATGCCAAGACGCTCGCGGTCGAGACCGGTAAGCGCGGCGTCACCGTCAACGTGATCGCGCCGGGCTTCGTCGATACCGACATGATGGCGCCCTACGCCGCCTATCGCGACAAGATGGAAAGCCAGATCCCGGCCGGCCGCTTCGCCAGACCGGAGGAGGTCGCGGGCCTCGCCGCCTTCCTGATGAGCCCGCCGGCCGCCTACATCACCGGCACGGTCCTCCCGATCGATGGTGGCCTGACCGCCCATCTCGGCGTGCATCGCTAAGGGCGCGCTCCAACGCTTCACGTGAAACATGGTAAACGCACGGCGCTTGGCGCTGCGCTGCGAACCGCCTATGTTCACTGTGAACCGGAGTGAACCAGCATGACGGCAGCCTTCACCATCCGCCTCGACGACGAGACGCTCGCCAAGCTTGATGCGCTGGCGGCGGACACCGACCGCTCGCGCAACTGGCTCGCCGCCAAGGCGATCGAGAACTATGTCGAGCTCAACGCTTGGCAGATCGAGCAGATCAAGGCCGGTCTGGCGGAAGCCGATCGCGGTGAATTCGTCAGCGAGGCCGACCTCGACGCTATCGAGGCTGAAATCCGGGCGAAGATCGACCGACCATGAAGATCGTCTGGACGCCGCGCGCTCAGCGCAACCTACGCGATGCGGCGCGATACCTGACGCAATTCAATCCGCATGCCGCGCTCGCGATGGTGCAGACCATTCGTGCGGCGCCGCAGCAGCTCTTGCACCATCCTGCGAGTGGCCGGCCGGGACGTATCGACGGTACGCGTGAACTCGTGATCACCGGCACCGCCTATATCCTGCCGTACCGCTTGCATCGAGACGCCATCGAAATCCTCGCCGTCATTCACACCTCCCGGCAATGGCCGGGTCAGCTCTGATAAGGTTCGAATTCCTCATGCTCTCGCTCCAGCTCCATGGCGACCGCGACCTCCGCCTCGAACAGATCGAACCGCCGCCACCGCCTGCTCCCGGCGAGGTCCAGATCCGCGTTCGCGCCGTCGGCCTGAACTATCTCGACCTCTGGGGTTTCCGCGGCATGGCCTTCGCCAAGCGCAAGATGCCGCAGGCGGCCGGCGTCGAGGCGGCCGGCGAGGTCGTCGCGGTCGGCGAGGGCGTCTCGCGCTTCCGCGAGGGCGATACCGTGACGATGTACGGCGCCGAGACCTGCGGCCATTGCAAGGCCTGCCGCGAGGGCCGCGACAATCTCTGCGAGAACGTCGCCGGGATCATGGGCTTCCATATCGACGGCTTTGCCCGCGAGCTGATCAACCGGCCCGAGCGCCTGGTGATCAAGGCACCGAAAGGCGTCTCCTTCGAGGACGCCGCCTGCGCGCCGATCGGCTTCGGCACGGTCCAGCACATGCTGTTCGACAATGCGAAGCTGGAGCCGGGCGAGTCGGTCCTGGTCCATGCCGGCGGCTCCGGCATCGGCACGGCGGCTATCCTGATGGCCAAGGCGATCGGCTGCACCGTCTACACCACCGTCGGCGACGACGAGAAGGGCGCGAAGG
This genomic interval from Bosea sp. 29B contains the following:
- a CDS encoding SDR family oxidoreductase, which codes for MTRVLVTGGAKGVGAAIVRALVADGHDVDFTYRSSGEQAQALAAEIAEAAPGRSVRALSLDLSDKAALDAFCEQCEGEAWFGLVHNAGQPYDTLAAMLVQDKAEAAMQVNFWAFTRLAKSLMRGMIRAKAGRIVAIGSVAALRGNPGNAAYAASKGALISYAKTLAVETGKRGVTVNVIAPGFVDTDMMAPYAAYRDKMESQIPAGRFARPEEVAGLAAFLMSPPAAYITGTVLPIDGGLTAHLGVHR
- a CDS encoding ribbon-helix-helix protein, CopG family, coding for MTAAFTIRLDDETLAKLDALAADTDRSRNWLAAKAIENYVELNAWQIEQIKAGLAEADRGEFVSEADLDAIEAEIRAKIDRP
- a CDS encoding type II toxin-antitoxin system RelE/ParE family toxin; amino-acid sequence: MKIVWTPRAQRNLRDAARYLTQFNPHAALAMVQTIRAAPQQLLHHPASGRPGRIDGTRELVITGTAYILPYRLHRDAIEILAVIHTSRQWPGQL
- a CDS encoding zinc-binding dehydrogenase, which translates into the protein MLSLQLHGDRDLRLEQIEPPPPPAPGEVQIRVRAVGLNYLDLWGFRGMAFAKRKMPQAAGVEAAGEVVAVGEGVSRFREGDTVTMYGAETCGHCKACREGRDNLCENVAGIMGFHIDGFARELINRPERLVIKAPKGVSFEDAACAPIGFGTVQHMLFDNAKLEPGESVLVHAGGSGIGTAAILMAKAIGCTVYTTVGDDEKGAKAKALGADFVVNYKTERFEGEVRQLTKRKGVDVVFEHVGADTWNGSLLCLKRGGRLVTCGATSGASTTMNLMQLFQQQYRITGSFGCRIENIAQSLEKMAAGMKPVIDSVFPLAQFEQGLARIEGRKVFGKVIVTL